The Arachis hypogaea cultivar Tifrunner chromosome 16, arahy.Tifrunner.gnm2.J5K5, whole genome shotgun sequence genome contains a region encoding:
- the LOC140179838 gene encoding uncharacterized protein, whose protein sequence is MEERERGEREERGKELAKELSPSKMGLSSSSRVPVVIVVSVVKSVAAVLLATKPAPPSSLSWIAAARDAAVAASESVAVKQNDGQREDPQVRERETREGRDLSSCRAQSPLALPAPSPSEPSPDPPLLKLLAAPLHRRSSTPPPLPPKTTTEA, encoded by the coding sequence atggaggagagagaaagaggcgAACGCGAGGAGAGAGGGAAGGAGCTCGCGAAGGAGCTGTCGCCGTCGAAGATGGGTCTGTCGTCGTCTTCGCGGGTTCCGGTCGTCATCGTCGTCTCTGTCGTGAAGTCTGTCGCCGCCGTCCTTCTCGCCACGAAGCCAGCGCCGCCATCGTCATTATCATGGATTGCTGCTGCACGTGATGCCGCCGTCGCCGCCTCGGAGTCCGTCGCCGTCAAGCAGAACGACGGGCAGAGAGAGGATCCccaggtgagagagagagaaaccagGGAAGGCCGCGACCTGTCCAGCTGCCGTGCCCAGTCACCGCTCGCGTTGCCGGCGCCGTCTCCGTCTGAACCGTCGCCAGATCCACCGCTGCTGAAGCTTCTGGCCGCGCCTCTGCATCGTCGGAGCTCCACGCCGCCGCCACTGCCACCAAAAACCACCACTGAGGCCTAA